From Paenibacillus sp. PK3_47, the proteins below share one genomic window:
- a CDS encoding ion channel: MRTVDWWVWTLNLAFIAALALWFYRMKMSWMGKGILLAPVLIYTLISVEDLLGWIELGDIVPGNRGLQGLILLFVLASVIFYILFIFHEIKVSNSEEVKLQQTLIRISIAAITCIFFFTIVYTSIYKLFGQSSFNGEGLGDDLVSQLITFLYFSVATFTTVGYGDVAPVDNTSRLVVIMQISFSFITVAYALSMLGLFRKILGPGTEQEIKQEVDSEVDEAVGEAVDGAKEEIKEEADCEQK; this comes from the coding sequence ATGAGGACTGTGGACTGGTGGGTATGGACCTTAAATCTGGCGTTTATTGCTGCGCTGGCCCTGTGGTTTTACCGGATGAAGATGAGCTGGATGGGAAAAGGCATCCTGCTCGCACCCGTTCTGATCTACACGCTGATTTCGGTGGAGGATCTGCTGGGGTGGATTGAGCTTGGTGATATTGTACCGGGCAACCGGGGGCTGCAGGGTCTGATTCTGCTTTTTGTGCTGGCTTCAGTGATTTTTTACATCCTGTTTATTTTTCACGAAATCAAGGTATCCAACAGCGAAGAAGTCAAGTTGCAGCAGACGCTCATCCGGATCAGTATTGCCGCGATCACCTGCATTTTCTTTTTTACGATCGTATATACATCCATATATAAGCTGTTTGGCCAGTCCTCCTTTAATGGTGAGGGGCTCGGGGATGATCTTGTAAGCCAGCTGATTACCTTTTTGTACTTCAGTGTGGCCACCTTTACAACCGTAGGTTACGGGGATGTGGCGCCTGTAGACAATACTTCCCGGCTTGTGGTCATTATGCAGATCAGCTTCAGCTTCATCACCGTAGCCTACGCGCTCTCCATGCTGGGATTGTTCCGGAAGATTCTTGGTCCCGGCACGGAACAGGAAATTAAGCAGGAGGTGGACAGTGAGGTTGATGAAGCTGTGGGCGAAGCGGTAGATGGCGCCAAAGAGGAAATAAAGGAAGAAGCGGATTGTGAACAAAAATAA
- a CDS encoding GNAT family N-acetyltransferase → MSTYETVSVIAQQGQKACLRAMQQEDRDRLKTMLSHPEVRRHILMRSGAGPQQLDKLVKRMLYPYDPCALHAGIHLKGNEELVGTVSLQSWNRHEGKAVLGYMVDPLWWGRGLASEAVGLLLDYSIRELGLVQVEGRCRGDNYRSERVMLANGMKLGRIMPMADGSGDVMKVFTLLHN, encoded by the coding sequence ATGAGTACTTATGAGACCGTATCCGTCATAGCCCAGCAAGGGCAAAAGGCTTGCCTCCGGGCAATGCAACAAGAGGATCGTGACAGGCTTAAGACGATGCTCTCTCACCCGGAAGTGCGCCGTCATATCCTGATGCGCAGCGGAGCCGGTCCGCAGCAGCTGGATAAGCTGGTGAAGAGGATGCTGTATCCTTACGACCCTTGTGCCCTGCATGCCGGAATTCATCTCAAGGGTAATGAGGAGCTGGTGGGAACAGTATCTTTGCAGAGCTGGAACCGTCATGAAGGCAAGGCGGTGCTCGGCTATATGGTAGATCCGTTATGGTGGGGGCGCGGTCTTGCATCTGAAGCTGTAGGCCTGCTGCTGGATTACAGTATCCGTGAGCTGGGTCTGGTCCAGGTGGAGGGGCGCTGCCGCGGCGATAACTACCGGTCCGAAAGGGTTATGCTGGCCAACGGCATGAAGCTCGGACGGATCATGCCGATGGCGGATGGCTCGGGTGATGTAATGAAAGTATTCACATTGTTACACAATTGA
- a CDS encoding ABC transporter permease, whose protein sequence is MDLKELRRQRRSRFMGSLLPYMGYIIQSGVAMVFILVLIIFSAWYTALLRDIPPGIPIRWIMLVLLLPAAVHSSFRTYLQTPDTIFLLPQGHRMKEYFRPAWVSGNVWKILRLAVVLITIWPLYIRAEESPRGLLSTALVLILVKLLSSFGLWRETAMLSRPAAAGYSLLRWAAGGLMIAAWFWQPQGRALIFIVILAAAYVAALAVPGRHPVPWERLIAMEKNQGTRALMVLGWFVDVPGREQRVYPRRYLSRWGTGLPWQKSKAYRFLLTKSFARGDIFGIILRMAVLALLLVWWNRSSYIGSGIYLFFLFIMGIQLTALRKLHSESFWLTVYPLPDGSRGKSTTRFVFRSHLFLALLTGLPFLVTLGDRPLEAIGTLAAGAVLAYLFMGHLKRKEAVNDEDL, encoded by the coding sequence ATGGATCTGAAGGAGCTGCGCCGGCAGCGCCGCAGCCGCTTTATGGGAAGCCTGCTGCCCTACATGGGCTATATTATCCAGAGCGGCGTGGCCATGGTCTTCATTCTGGTACTGATCATTTTCTCAGCATGGTACACCGCACTGCTCCGCGACATTCCGCCCGGGATTCCGATCCGCTGGATTATGCTGGTTCTGCTGCTGCCGGCAGCAGTGCACAGCAGCTTCCGGACCTATCTGCAGACGCCGGACACTATTTTTCTGCTCCCGCAGGGACACCGGATGAAGGAATATTTCCGTCCAGCCTGGGTGAGCGGCAATGTATGGAAGATTCTGAGGCTGGCCGTCGTGCTGATCACCATCTGGCCGTTATACATACGTGCTGAAGAGTCGCCAAGAGGGCTGCTATCCACCGCTCTGGTGCTTATTCTAGTGAAGCTGCTGTCCAGCTTCGGACTGTGGCGGGAGACAGCCATGCTGTCCCGTCCGGCTGCAGCAGGGTACAGTCTGCTGCGCTGGGCTGCAGGCGGCCTGATGATTGCTGCCTGGTTCTGGCAGCCGCAGGGCCGGGCCCTGATCTTCATTGTGATCCTGGCTGCGGCTTACGTGGCGGCGCTTGCAGTTCCGGGGCGTCATCCCGTCCCCTGGGAACGGCTGATTGCCATGGAGAAGAACCAGGGAACGCGGGCATTGATGGTTCTGGGCTGGTTCGTGGATGTTCCGGGACGGGAGCAGCGTGTCTATCCCCGCCGGTACCTGTCCCGCTGGGGTACAGGCCTTCCCTGGCAGAAAAGCAAAGCTTACCGCTTTCTGCTGACCAAGAGCTTTGCCAGGGGAGATATCTTCGGGATCATCCTGCGGATGGCCGTCCTGGCGCTGCTGCTGGTCTGGTGGAACCGCAGCAGCTACATCGGCAGCGGCATTTACCTGTTCTTCCTGTTCATTATGGGCATTCAGCTGACTGCACTCCGCAAGCTGCACAGCGAGTCCTTCTGGCTGACCGTATACCCTCTGCCGGATGGCAGCAGAGGCAAGAGCACGACCCGGTTTGTTTTCCGGAGTCATCTGTTTCTGGCCCTGCTGACAGGCCTGCCTTTTCTGGTTACACTGGGAGACCGTCCGCTTGAAGCCATCGGTACACTTGCTGCCGGCGCGGTGCTCGCGTATCTCTTCATGGGCCATTTAAAGCGCAAGGAAGCTGTAAATGACGAGGACCTGTAA
- a CDS encoding metallophosphoesterase — MNHKSSGASPDHAPAGAEYSRYGGPVPGSGGGRKITRRQFLTRGAAAVFGAGLLAGGYVWQGEPNWLDITRMELPLPDLPSAFSGTRLVHFSDVHLGFNKDAGDLARLTKHIKEAQPDIICFTGDIVDSDAEDLTDSAALLAELQAPLGKYAIFGNHDYKNTELLGRLFQSAGFTVLRNQSFLIRQGGAVMAVAGLDDLLQSTPDPVAALKDVPEGTFTLLLMHEPDYADTAEGYPVHLQLSGHSHGGQIRLPFVGAPYTPYGSLKYISGLYYTAKKLPVYVNRGFGETYMPFRLLCRPELTILTLRRG; from the coding sequence ATGAACCATAAATCCTCCGGGGCTTCTCCCGATCATGCTCCAGCAGGTGCGGAATACAGCCGGTACGGCGGCCCTGTTCCAGGCAGCGGGGGCGGACGCAAAATTACCCGCCGGCAGTTCTTGACCCGCGGGGCAGCGGCTGTGTTCGGTGCCGGCCTGCTCGCAGGGGGCTATGTCTGGCAGGGAGAGCCCAACTGGCTGGATATAACCAGGATGGAACTGCCGCTGCCTGATTTGCCCTCCGCCTTCTCCGGTACCCGGCTTGTCCATTTCAGTGACGTGCATCTCGGCTTCAACAAGGATGCCGGAGATTTGGCCCGGCTGACGAAGCACATTAAGGAAGCGCAGCCGGATATCATCTGCTTCACCGGTGATATCGTGGACAGCGATGCGGAAGATCTGACCGACTCTGCTGCCTTGCTTGCAGAGCTGCAGGCCCCGCTCGGTAAATACGCCATCTTCGGCAATCATGATTACAAAAATACAGAATTGCTGGGCCGTCTGTTCCAGTCCGCCGGCTTCACGGTGCTCAGAAACCAGTCGTTTCTGATCAGGCAGGGCGGAGCGGTTATGGCGGTGGCCGGCCTGGATGACCTGCTGCAGAGCACTCCCGATCCGGTTGCTGCACTGAAAGACGTTCCGGAGGGCACATTTACCCTGCTGCTGATGCATGAGCCGGACTACGCCGACACGGCGGAAGGCTATCCTGTCCATCTCCAGCTGTCAGGACACAGCCACGGCGGGCAGATCCGCCTGCCCTTTGTGGGCGCACCTTATACGCCTTACGGCTCACTTAAATACATAAGCGGATTGTACTATACCGCGAAGAAGCTGCCGGTATATGTGAACAGAGGCTTTGGCGAGACTTACATGCCGTTCCGCCTGCTGTGCAGGCCGGAGCTGACGATACTTACGCTGCGCCGGGGCTAG
- a CDS encoding DEAD/DEAH box helicase produces the protein MTKASFAAIGIQEDLAARLSEFGITEPSPVQEQTIPLLLEGRDVLAASQTGTGKTLAYLLPLLQGINPEQRVMQKLVLAPTQELAMQIVREAERYGAHRGIKVMGLIGGAAIKRQIDKLREHPQLVVGTPGRIRELIGLRKLKMHEVTTIVIDEADQMFQLSGAGEVAKIVSSALRTRQLVMLSATIGPDTKALAAREMKDPAEVGIDPGVMTAESLEHHYVVTEERNKIDMLRRVIRHYNPQRAIVFVNATEDIAEVEAKLNHLGLTAAALYGDADKVTRSNVLSRFRDGKFRVLVASDVAARGLDIENLTLVVSYDPAFDAEHYVHRAGRTGRMGKRGLSVSIVTEQQTFIMRKFARELDINLEQRELFAGKVLGADEARASRGRGESSGARREGEVSRNSRPDVTVSGLQGNAEAAPLRTRQTGQDTDGGVRRGQHRSSGPAAGASGRAPAGKARSSAEREKNRKNKGAPKWLKNKNPGGNGQ, from the coding sequence ATGACTAAAGCTTCTTTTGCGGCGATCGGTATCCAGGAAGACCTGGCTGCCCGGTTGTCGGAATTCGGCATTACCGAACCGTCCCCTGTGCAGGAGCAGACGATCCCGCTTCTGCTGGAGGGAAGAGACGTGCTGGCGGCTTCCCAGACTGGAACAGGCAAGACCCTGGCCTATCTTCTGCCGCTGCTTCAGGGTATCAATCCCGAGCAGAGGGTGATGCAGAAGCTGGTGCTTGCCCCGACCCAGGAGCTTGCGATGCAAATCGTCCGCGAAGCGGAGCGTTACGGAGCCCATCGCGGGATCAAAGTCATGGGACTGATCGGCGGAGCGGCGATCAAACGCCAGATCGACAAGCTGCGCGAGCATCCCCAGCTGGTCGTGGGCACTCCGGGGCGTATCCGCGAGCTGATCGGACTCCGGAAGCTGAAGATGCATGAGGTAACGACCATTGTAATCGACGAAGCGGACCAGATGTTCCAGCTCAGCGGAGCCGGAGAAGTGGCGAAGATTGTCAGCAGTGCGCTGCGTACGCGCCAGCTGGTCATGCTCTCGGCGACGATCGGACCGGATACGAAGGCGTTAGCCGCACGGGAAATGAAGGATCCGGCAGAGGTTGGTATTGATCCCGGCGTAATGACTGCAGAGAGTCTGGAGCACCATTACGTGGTGACTGAGGAACGCAACAAAATAGACATGCTGCGCCGGGTCATCCGCCATTACAACCCGCAGCGGGCCATTGTATTCGTTAACGCCACCGAGGATATTGCCGAGGTGGAAGCGAAGCTGAACCATCTTGGTCTGACTGCAGCAGCATTGTACGGCGATGCTGACAAGGTCACCCGCAGCAATGTGCTTAGCCGCTTCCGGGACGGCAAGTTCCGCGTGCTGGTAGCCAGTGACGTAGCAGCCAGAGGGCTGGATATTGAGAACCTGACGCTTGTAGTCAGCTACGATCCGGCCTTCGATGCGGAGCATTATGTTCACCGGGCCGGACGCACCGGACGTATGGGCAAGCGTGGACTCTCCGTCTCCATTGTGACAGAGCAGCAGACCTTCATCATGCGCAAATTTGCCCGTGAGCTGGATATTAATCTGGAGCAGCGTGAACTGTTCGCAGGCAAGGTGCTCGGGGCAGATGAAGCACGGGCCAGCCGCGGGCGCGGCGAGAGCAGCGGGGCCCGCCGGGAGGGTGAGGTCTCCCGGAACAGCCGTCCGGATGTTACGGTCTCCGGTCTACAGGGAAATGCCGAAGCAGCGCCGCTGCGCACCAGGCAGACAGGACAGGATACAGACGGCGGAGTACGGCGCGGACAGCACCGCAGCTCAGGACCGGCAGCCGGTGCCTCCGGCAGAGCTCCCGCAGGTAAAGCCCGCAGCAGTGCAGAGCGTGAGAAGAACCGTAAGAACAAGGGAGCCCCGAAATGGCTCAAGAACAAAAATCCGGGAGGTAACGGTCAATGA
- a CDS encoding histidinol-phosphatase: protein MKFDLHTHHFRCGHADGNIRDYIEAGIAAGLNVIGISDHTPYFGSPEEQAFPKIAMAKSELARYVDEVLSLKKEYEGKIDVLLGIESDYFPQHAELYRKTLAAFPFDYIIGSVHSVDNVSIFNKGRWKGLGTREKVAAKAEYYRLIAESARSGMFQILGHIDAMKGNYPKFCEIPAAAEIDECLRVIGECGTAIEINTSGDTKLCGGWYPSDDILERALHYGVEVTFGSDAHKPSRVADQHEAVAARLREIGFTHWVYYKQREKVTVPVS, encoded by the coding sequence ATGAAATTTGACCTGCATACCCATCATTTCCGCTGTGGCCATGCCGACGGAAACATCAGGGATTATATTGAAGCCGGTATTGCCGCCGGTCTTAACGTTATCGGAATATCTGATCACACACCTTATTTTGGAAGCCCTGAAGAACAGGCTTTTCCCAAAATAGCCATGGCCAAGTCCGAGCTTGCCCGTTACGTGGATGAAGTGCTGTCTCTCAAAAAAGAGTACGAAGGAAAGATTGATGTCCTGTTGGGGATCGAATCCGATTATTTCCCGCAGCATGCCGAACTCTACCGGAAGACCCTTGCCGCCTTTCCTTTTGATTACATTATCGGTTCTGTGCATAGCGTGGATAATGTCAGTATTTTTAATAAAGGACGCTGGAAGGGGCTGGGTACAAGGGAGAAAGTTGCTGCCAAAGCAGAGTACTACCGGCTGATCGCCGAGTCCGCCCGCAGCGGCATGTTCCAGATCCTCGGCCATATTGACGCGATGAAGGGCAACTATCCTAAGTTCTGTGAGATTCCTGCTGCCGCCGAGATTGATGAATGCCTGCGTGTCATCGGTGAATGCGGTACCGCAATCGAAATTAATACCTCCGGGGACACCAAGCTGTGCGGCGGCTGGTATCCGTCAGATGATATTCTGGAGCGTGCGCTTCATTACGGCGTGGAGGTCACCTTCGGCTCCGATGCGCATAAGCCTTCACGGGTCGCTGACCAGCATGAAGCGGTTGCCGCCCGTCTCAGGGAAATCGGCTTCACTCACTGGGTCTACTACAAGCAGCGTGAGAAGGTTACCGTTCCGGTCTCGTAA
- a CDS encoding LysR family transcriptional regulator — protein sequence MNISQLETLITISKTMSFRKAGELLNLTQPAVSAQIKSLEEEFKTQLVDRNQPVTLTDRGKVFLTHAEQIVSIVEELKQRLADLEENPQGHIILGTTTSIAIQILPRILSYFQDQFPHIKTSISSMSSSQIYQQVENGLVDVGIGYLIGRNPGMTTSVLYYDTFELVVSPRHPLAQAKTAGIEALGRTPLILLSPDTVGRRFAEDVFAKHGIQPQVIMELTSSEEVKRMVELDLGAAIISKQSVTAEVRSGTLKIVPIIELEVTHPVGVITKSGKYVNSAMRQFLSDLKGMPETQFIGSE from the coding sequence ATGAATATCAGCCAGCTGGAGACACTGATTACGATCTCCAAAACGATGAGCTTCCGGAAGGCAGGCGAACTGCTTAATCTGACCCAGCCTGCAGTTTCAGCACAAATTAAAAGCCTGGAGGAAGAGTTCAAAACACAGCTCGTGGACCGGAACCAGCCTGTTACCCTGACGGACAGAGGCAAGGTATTTCTCACCCATGCCGAGCAGATTGTGAGCATTGTCGAAGAGCTTAAGCAGCGCCTTGCGGATCTCGAGGAGAATCCCCAGGGGCATATTATTCTCGGTACGACAACCTCAATCGCCATTCAGATTCTGCCGCGCATTCTGTCTTATTTCCAGGACCAGTTCCCGCATATCAAAACTTCGATTTCCTCCATGTCCTCATCGCAGATCTATCAGCAGGTGGAAAACGGGCTGGTCGATGTCGGCATCGGCTACCTGATCGGACGGAATCCGGGAATGACGACTTCAGTGCTGTATTACGACACCTTTGAACTCGTTGTCTCACCAAGGCATCCGCTGGCCCAGGCCAAAACCGCCGGAATCGAAGCGCTGGGCAGGACACCGCTGATTCTGCTCTCGCCGGATACTGTCGGGCGTAGATTCGCCGAGGATGTGTTCGCGAAGCACGGCATCCAGCCGCAGGTGATTATGGAGCTGACCAGCAGTGAGGAAGTGAAGCGGATGGTCGAGCTTGATCTCGGGGCGGCGATTATTTCCAAACAGTCAGTCACTGCGGAGGTCCGCAGCGGGACGCTCAAGATTGTACCGATTATAGAGCTGGAGGTCACCCATCCTGTAGGGGTCATCACCAAGTCGGGAAAATATGTGAATTCGGCCATGAGGCAATTCCTGAGCGATCTCAAAGGAATGCCTGAAACACAATTTATCGGCTCGGAATGA
- a CDS encoding ABC transporter ATP-binding protein, with the protein MNTAPVLEITGLSGGYSLNKPVLHDIGLHVKPGEMVGLIGLNGAGKSTTMKHILGLMSPHKGEITVQGKSRSADPEGYHNALTFVPESPLLYEEMTVREHVEFTARAYGVERSDYESRSMQLAGLFNMEDKMDTLSSHLSKGMKQKVMIMCAFVARPALYVIDEPFLGLDPLGIRSLLDFMMNLKQSGASILLSSHILSTIENYCDRFIVLHHGKVIAQGTLAEMGEAAGLRGLNLEQLFYELVQGGK; encoded by the coding sequence ATGAACACAGCCCCCGTACTTGAAATCACGGGATTAAGCGGCGGATACAGCCTGAACAAGCCGGTACTTCATGATATCGGACTTCACGTGAAGCCGGGAGAAATGGTCGGGCTGATCGGGCTTAACGGAGCGGGCAAGAGCACAACCATGAAGCATATTCTGGGGCTGATGTCGCCACATAAAGGCGAGATCACCGTACAGGGCAAGTCGCGCAGTGCCGATCCGGAAGGCTACCATAACGCGCTGACCTTTGTACCGGAATCTCCGCTGCTCTATGAGGAGATGACGGTACGCGAGCATGTGGAGTTCACGGCAAGAGCTTACGGCGTGGAACGCAGTGATTACGAGTCCCGCAGTATGCAGCTGGCCGGACTGTTCAATATGGAGGATAAGATGGATACCTTGTCCTCCCATTTATCCAAAGGGATGAAGCAGAAGGTAATGATCATGTGTGCCTTCGTTGCCCGTCCTGCGCTGTATGTCATTGATGAGCCCTTTCTGGGGCTTGATCCGCTGGGGATCCGTTCTTTGCTGGACTTTATGATGAATCTGAAGCAATCCGGGGCTTCCATCCTGCTAAGCTCACATATTCTGTCTACGATTGAGAATTACTGCGACCGCTTTATTGTGCTGCATCACGGTAAGGTTATTGCACAAGGCACGCTTGCCGAGATGGGCGAAGCTGCAGGGCTGCGGGGGCTGAATTTGGAGCAGCTGTTCTACGAGCTGGTTCAGGGAGGGAAATGA
- a CDS encoding aminotransferase class I/II-fold pyridoxal phosphate-dependent enzyme, whose amino-acid sequence MNPLAGQLNESIKAGNEHVYDMLSDLGKAIYFPKEGILSQSAEATAHAKKYNATIGIATENGLPMHLGVIQDKLSAYSPKDLYGYAPPAGKPELRTVWREKMLRENPSLEGKSFSNPIVTNALTHGLSIVADLFAEQGDAIIYPDKNWENYELTFGIRRLSETVNYPLFTEDMRFNSDGLLDALLAQKDRGKAIVLLNFPNNPTGYTPGLEEGEAIVAAILRAAEEGINIVVVSDDAYFGLFFENSLKESLFGRLANIHPRVLAVKIDGATKEEFVWGFRVGFITFASENKELLAALEQKTLGIIRATISSGAHPSQTFVLDALKSPQFTEQKEEKFQIMKGRANKVKALLDSGKYGDDVWTYYPFNSGYFMCLKLHTVSAEALRQHLIHNYGLGTIALGETDLRIAFSCIEEEQLEDLFDMVYAGIRDLEKA is encoded by the coding sequence ATGAATCCACTGGCTGGACAATTGAACGAAAGCATCAAGGCAGGCAATGAACATGTGTACGATATGCTCTCTGATCTTGGCAAAGCGATCTATTTTCCCAAAGAGGGCATCCTGAGCCAATCGGCTGAAGCAACAGCTCACGCCAAGAAATACAATGCAACCATCGGTATCGCTACCGAGAATGGCTTGCCTATGCACCTGGGCGTTATTCAAGATAAGCTCTCCGCCTACAGCCCCAAAGACTTGTACGGGTATGCCCCGCCGGCAGGCAAGCCGGAGCTGCGCACCGTATGGCGTGAGAAAATGCTGCGCGAGAATCCGTCCCTTGAAGGCAAATCCTTCAGTAATCCTATCGTTACCAATGCCCTGACCCACGGGCTTAGCATAGTTGCCGATCTGTTCGCTGAACAGGGTGATGCCATCATCTATCCGGACAAGAACTGGGAGAATTACGAGCTGACCTTCGGAATCCGCCGTCTCAGCGAAACGGTCAATTATCCGCTTTTCACTGAAGATATGAGATTTAACAGCGATGGGCTTCTTGATGCCCTGCTCGCCCAGAAGGACCGGGGCAAAGCGATCGTGCTGCTTAACTTCCCGAATAACCCGACAGGCTATACTCCCGGCCTTGAGGAAGGCGAAGCCATTGTGGCCGCCATTCTCCGCGCCGCTGAGGAAGGCATCAACATCGTAGTTGTCAGTGATGACGCCTATTTCGGACTGTTTTTCGAGAACTCGCTTAAGGAATCCTTGTTCGGCCGCCTGGCGAATATCCACCCGCGCGTGCTGGCTGTGAAGATCGACGGGGCAACTAAGGAAGAATTCGTCTGGGGATTCCGCGTCGGCTTTATCACTTTCGCTTCGGAGAACAAGGAACTGCTGGCTGCTCTGGAACAAAAGACGCTCGGCATCATCCGTGCCACGATCTCCAGCGGAGCCCATCCGTCACAGACTTTTGTACTGGATGCGCTGAAATCGCCGCAGTTCACCGAGCAGAAGGAAGAGAAATTCCAGATCATGAAAGGCCGTGCCAACAAAGTGAAGGCGCTGCTGGACAGCGGCAAGTATGGCGATGATGTCTGGACTTATTATCCTTTTAACTCCGGTTATTTCATGTGCCTGAAGCTGCATACCGTCTCGGCTGAAGCCCTGCGCCAGCATCTGATTCATAATTATGGTCTCGGGACCATTGCTTTGGGTGAGACCGATCTTCGTATCGCCTTCTCCTGTATCGAGGAGGAGCAGCTTGAGGATCTGTTCGACATGGTGTATGCCGGCATCCGCGACCTGGAAAAGGCCTGA
- a CDS encoding SDR family oxidoreductase, whose protein sequence is MLLKDKIVVITGASSGIGALTAQMLSKRGAVPVLLARSEEKLKPTAAGIPGVFGLYTCDVTSEAEVKHTFAEILKVYGRIDILLNNAGYGKFTSFTDMETGEFADMMDVNYMGIVRCTKAVVPNMLERGSGQIVNVASMAGKIGTARSVSYTATKHAVLGFTNALRQELRKSGIVVSAVNPGPIATDFFKTADPSGKYEKSVARMMMTPEHVSGKIVKLMEKGREEVDLPGFAALGIRLYGLFPRLADKLTYNLMNRK, encoded by the coding sequence ATGCTACTTAAGGACAAGATTGTAGTTATTACAGGAGCTTCAAGCGGGATTGGAGCGCTTACGGCGCAAATGTTAAGCAAGAGAGGCGCAGTGCCTGTCCTGCTTGCCCGCTCGGAGGAGAAGCTCAAGCCGACGGCGGCCGGTATCCCGGGCGTCTTTGGACTGTATACCTGTGATGTCACCAGTGAAGCGGAGGTTAAGCATACTTTTGCCGAAATACTCAAGGTGTACGGAAGAATCGATATTCTGCTCAACAATGCGGGGTACGGGAAATTTACGTCCTTTACAGACATGGAAACCGGAGAATTCGCTGACATGATGGACGTCAACTATATGGGGATAGTCCGCTGCACCAAAGCGGTTGTCCCGAATATGTTGGAACGGGGAAGCGGCCAGATTGTCAACGTAGCCTCCATGGCCGGCAAGATCGGCACCGCACGTTCGGTTTCATACACAGCTACCAAGCATGCAGTGCTCGGCTTTACGAATGCGCTCCGCCAGGAGCTGAGGAAGAGCGGAATCGTGGTTTCGGCAGTGAATCCGGGACCGATTGCCACTGACTTCTTCAAAACGGCAGACCCTTCCGGCAAGTACGAGAAAAGCGTAGCCAGAATGATGATGACGCCGGAGCATGTGTCCGGAAAGATTGTTAAGCTGATGGAGAAGGGCAGGGAGGAAGTGGATCTTCCGGGCTTTGCAGCCCTTGGCATCCGGCTTTACGGCCTTTTTCCGCGGCTTGCGGACAAGCTTACCTATAATTTGATGAACAGAAAGTAG
- a CDS encoding chemotaxis protein CheX, which yields MKAEVINPFLESARIVIEQVIQVSPSTGNLGIKDIELIDDHIWIQVGMTGQLSGDIIFGIAESVALRMVSAMMGGYVITEMDEMGQSAISELGNMISGNASTILSNQGVAVDITPPKLVKTDSMASLPRKALSIPLVMEGIGELDIQVMIS from the coding sequence ATGAAAGCAGAAGTAATTAATCCGTTTTTAGAGTCTGCACGAATTGTAATTGAGCAGGTGATCCAAGTCTCGCCATCCACCGGTAATCTGGGTATCAAGGATATTGAGTTGATCGATGATCATATATGGATTCAAGTGGGAATGACAGGTCAATTAAGTGGTGATATTATTTTTGGGATTGCCGAGAGTGTAGCACTGCGGATGGTATCGGCTATGATGGGCGGATATGTCATCACAGAGATGGACGAGATGGGGCAAAGTGCGATTTCCGAGCTCGGCAACATGATCAGCGGCAACGCAAGCACGATTCTCTCCAATCAGGGTGTCGCTGTGGATATTACCCCGCCGAAGCTGGTAAAAACGGATAGCATGGCCTCCCTGCCGCGCAAGGCACTCAGCATTCCGCTCGTGATGGAAGGCATCGGGGAACTCGATATTCAGGTGATGATCTCTTAG
- a CDS encoding NADPH-dependent oxidoreductase yields MNDVLKTLMDHRSYRKYSPRPVEPEKLQLMIRAAQAAPSWVNGQQVTIIAVTNKERKQQLSVLSGNQKHVADAPVFLVFCLDFYRAKLAGELEGQPFEAARDVDALLVGATDAGIALAYSTAAAESLGLGIIPIGGIRRNTAEVIELLQLPEYVFPVAGLCVGYPDEELPKKPRLPLEAVYHEERYHPDLKGHIVEYNTAFREYLGTVGLTERDWSATVAHFYALNPQYGDSGRTLPQQGFTCDNLKD; encoded by the coding sequence GTGAATGATGTACTTAAGACGTTAATGGATCACCGGTCCTACCGCAAATACAGCCCGCGGCCTGTGGAGCCGGAGAAGCTGCAGCTGATGATCCGGGCGGCCCAGGCGGCGCCTTCGTGGGTTAACGGGCAGCAGGTGACGATTATCGCTGTAACCAATAAAGAGCGGAAGCAGCAGCTTTCTGTGCTGAGCGGAAATCAGAAGCATGTGGCAGACGCGCCTGTCTTTCTGGTCTTCTGCCTTGACTTCTACCGGGCCAAGCTGGCCGGCGAGCTGGAAGGACAGCCTTTTGAGGCCGCCCGTGATGTGGATGCCCTGCTCGTCGGGGCAACCGATGCCGGAATTGCCTTGGCTTATTCGACCGCTGCTGCGGAATCTCTCGGGCTTGGCATCATCCCGATAGGCGGAATACGCCGAAATACTGCAGAGGTCATTGAACTGCTGCAGCTGCCCGAATATGTATTTCCGGTTGCCGGCCTATGTGTCGGATATCCTGATGAGGAGCTGCCGAAGAAGCCGCGTCTTCCGTTGGAGGCTGTGTACCATGAGGAGCGATATCATCCGGATTTAAAAGGGCATATTGTGGAGTACAACACTGCGTTCCGTGAATACCTGGGCACTGTGGGGCTGACCGAAAGAGACTGGAGCGCAACGGTGGCCCATTTTTATGCGCTCAACCCGCAGTACGGAGATTCCGGCCGGACTCTTCCGCAGCAGGGCTTTACCTGCGATAATCTTAAAGATTAG